In Oscillatoria acuminata PCC 6304, a single window of DNA contains:
- a CDS encoding MlaE family lipid ABC transporter permease subunit, with product MTQTKSTSNLNQWFQRLLSAIVLGGQVIFHLVSGKIHRRNTIEQMALVGPDSLFIALLTASFVGMVFTIQVAREFLNFGAGSAVGGVLAIALARELAPVLTAIVLAGRVGSAFAAEIGTMQVTEQIDALYILKTDPIDYLVIPRVLACCLMLPVLTFLSFATGMLGGMLIATNFYPISQTVFLDSVRSLVQTWDLIAASIKALCFGGLIGIIGCSWGLTTTGGAKGVGQSTTTAVVTSLLAIFTSNFFLSWLMFRGMGSGVF from the coding sequence TTGACTCAAACTAAGTCAACCTCCAACTTAAACCAGTGGTTCCAGCGGTTGCTGTCCGCCATCGTTCTCGGTGGACAGGTGATATTTCACCTCGTCTCTGGAAAAATCCACCGACGCAACACCATCGAACAGATGGCCCTCGTCGGACCCGATTCCCTCTTTATCGCCCTCCTCACCGCCAGCTTTGTCGGCATGGTGTTCACCATCCAAGTGGCACGGGAGTTTCTCAACTTTGGGGCCGGAAGCGCCGTGGGTGGGGTGCTGGCGATCGCCCTAGCGCGGGAACTCGCCCCGGTTTTGACCGCGATCGTTCTCGCCGGACGAGTCGGTTCCGCCTTTGCCGCAGAAATCGGCACGATGCAAGTCACCGAACAAATCGACGCCCTCTATATTCTCAAAACCGACCCCATCGATTACCTCGTCATTCCCCGAGTCCTCGCCTGCTGTCTCATGCTACCCGTGTTGACCTTCCTCTCCTTTGCCACGGGGATGCTGGGGGGAATGCTGATCGCCACCAATTTCTATCCCATTTCCCAAACCGTCTTTCTCGATTCCGTCCGCAGCTTAGTCCAAACCTGGGATTTAATCGCCGCCTCGATTAAAGCCTTGTGCTTTGGCGGGTTAATTGGCATCATTGGCTGTAGCTGGGGCTTGACCACCACCGGAGGGGCCAAAGGCGTAGGACAATCCACCACCACTGCCGTAGTCACCTCCCTACTCGCCATCTTCACCTCCAACTTTTTTCTCTCCTGGCTGATGTTTCGCGGTATGGGGAGTGGAGTCTTCTAA
- a CDS encoding Ppx/GppA phosphatase family protein encodes MPLTKSVPIVRIPDPDVGKQHILAAIDMGTNSLHMVVVKIDPTLPAFTIITREKETVRLGDRDIKTGNLKPEVMARTLTAMRRFQQRAESLNAEQVVAVATSAMREAPNGRDFLKEIETELGLRVSLISGQEEARRIYLGVLSGMDFNEEPHIIIDIGGGSTELILGDGQEPRSLSSTKIGAVRLTSEFITTDPISNSEFDFLQAYIRGMLERPVEELQARLYLEEQPRLVGTSGTIETLAVAIAREKQGVEPSPLTGYQLKLKDLSDFVHRLRKLSYHQRLDIPGMSDKRAEIILPGALILLEAMTMLNMESLTVCERSLREGVIVDWMLTHGFIEDRLRYQSSIRQRSTLKIAQKYHVNLDSAERIAGFVLTLFDRTQGLLHDWGLNERELLWSAAILHNCGIHISHSAHHKHSYYLIRNGELLGYTDTEVEIIANLARYHRQSAPKKKHDNYRNLPSKQQRKMVSQLSALLRLAVALDRRQVGAIAQLDCRYFPNTQQLHLILHPNEPNDPCVLELWSLDQKKVVFEAEYDIQLIPKLEAVPVPLR; translated from the coding sequence ATGCCGTTGACCAAATCCGTTCCCATCGTGAGAATTCCGGACCCCGATGTAGGGAAACAACATATTCTCGCTGCGATCGATATGGGGACGAACTCCCTGCACATGGTCGTTGTCAAAATTGACCCAACCTTACCCGCTTTTACGATTATCACCCGGGAAAAAGAAACCGTGCGTCTGGGCGATCGCGACATCAAAACCGGCAACCTCAAACCGGAAGTCATGGCACGCACCCTCACAGCGATGCGCCGCTTCCAGCAACGCGCCGAGAGTCTGAATGCGGAACAAGTGGTGGCGGTTGCCACCTCTGCCATGCGTGAAGCCCCCAATGGGCGGGACTTTCTCAAAGAAATCGAAACCGAATTGGGACTGCGGGTCAGTTTAATTTCTGGACAGGAAGAGGCACGACGCATCTACCTCGGCGTCCTCTCGGGAATGGACTTTAATGAAGAACCGCATATCATTATTGATATTGGGGGCGGTTCCACAGAACTGATTTTAGGGGATGGTCAGGAACCCCGTTCCCTGAGTAGCACGAAAATTGGGGCCGTGCGTCTGACGAGCGAATTTATTACCACGGACCCCATTAGTAATAGCGAGTTTGACTTTTTGCAAGCCTACATTCGCGGGATGTTAGAGCGTCCAGTGGAGGAGTTGCAGGCGCGGTTGTACCTGGAGGAACAGCCTCGGTTGGTGGGGACCTCGGGAACCATTGAAACCCTCGCCGTGGCGATCGCCCGGGAAAAACAGGGCGTCGAACCCTCCCCCCTGACCGGATATCAATTGAAATTAAAAGACTTATCCGATTTTGTCCACCGCTTGCGAAAACTCTCCTACCATCAACGGTTAGACATTCCGGGGATGTCGGACAAGCGCGCCGAAATTATCCTCCCTGGGGCTTTGATTTTGCTCGAAGCGATGACCATGTTGAATATGGAGTCCCTCACCGTCTGCGAGCGATCGCTGCGGGAAGGGGTGATCGTCGATTGGATGCTCACCCACGGATTCATTGAGGACCGTCTGCGCTATCAGAGTTCCATCCGGCAACGCAGTACCCTGAAAATTGCCCAAAAATATCACGTCAATCTTGACTCTGCCGAACGAATTGCGGGATTTGTTCTCACCCTATTTGATCGCACCCAAGGGTTACTCCATGACTGGGGTTTAAATGAACGAGAATTACTCTGGTCAGCGGCAATTTTACATAACTGTGGCATTCATATCAGTCATTCCGCTCATCACAAACACTCCTACTATCTAATTCGCAATGGAGAATTGTTGGGATATACGGATACTGAGGTGGAAATCATCGCCAATCTGGCTCGCTATCATCGCCAGAGTGCACCGAAGAAAAAGCATGATAACTATCGGAATTTGCCGAGTAAGCAACAGCGCAAAATGGTCAGTCAATTGAGTGCGTTGTTACGCTTGGCTGTTGCTTTAGACCGCCGCCAAGTGGGGGCGATCGCTCAACTCGATTGCCGCTATTTCCCCAACACCCAACAACTGCATTTAATCCTCCATCCCAACGAACCCAATGACCCCTGCGTGTTAGAACTCTGGAGTCTCGACCAGAAAAAAGTCGTATTTGAAGCGGAATATGACATTCAACTAATCCCTAAACTAGAAGCGGTTCCGGTTCCCCTGCGCTAA
- a CDS encoding 4-hydroxybenzoate solanesyltransferase — protein MVTSQPNPSEPTWQVVIRLLRWNKPAGRLILMIPALWAVFLAAEGTPPVLLVGVIILGSLATSAAGCVVNDLWDRDIDPQVERTRDRPLASRELSIKIGIVVAIVAFVCAGILALYLNPLSFGLSVAAVPVIIGYPLAKRVFPVPQLVLSIAWGFAVLISWSAAASHLETATWILWGATVLWTLGFDTVYAMSDREDDRRLGVNSSALFFGSRAAEAVALFFLATAGLLIWEGVRLNLTFPFWVAVAIAVLLWSWEYLQLRQEDIARTTYGQIFGQNVAIGFVLLVGMIAGILG, from the coding sequence ATGGTGACGTCACAACCCAACCCAAGCGAACCAACCTGGCAAGTGGTCATCCGGCTGTTACGGTGGAATAAACCTGCCGGACGCCTGATTTTAATGATTCCGGCGCTGTGGGCCGTATTTTTGGCGGCGGAAGGAACGCCCCCGGTACTTCTGGTTGGGGTGATTATTTTAGGGTCTTTGGCAACCAGTGCCGCTGGTTGCGTGGTGAATGATCTGTGGGATCGGGATATTGATCCGCAGGTGGAACGCACGCGCGATCGCCCTTTGGCATCCCGCGAATTGTCCATCAAAATTGGCATTGTTGTTGCAATCGTGGCCTTTGTCTGTGCAGGGATTCTGGCACTGTATCTCAATCCCCTCAGTTTTGGCTTATCGGTAGCAGCAGTTCCGGTGATTATTGGCTATCCTCTGGCGAAACGAGTGTTTCCAGTGCCTCAGTTGGTGTTGTCCATCGCCTGGGGATTTGCGGTGCTGATTAGCTGGAGTGCAGCAGCATCTCACTTAGAGACCGCCACCTGGATTTTATGGGGGGCCACGGTGTTATGGACCTTGGGATTTGATACGGTGTATGCCATGAGCGATCGCGAGGATGATCGCCGGTTGGGGGTGAACTCCAGCGCCTTATTTTTTGGCAGTCGGGCGGCAGAAGCGGTTGCTTTGTTCTTTTTGGCGACTGCTGGATTGTTGATTTGGGAGGGGGTTCGGTTAAATCTGACCTTCCCCTTTTGGGTTGCGGTGGCGATCGCCGTTCTGCTGTGGAGTTGGGAATATCTCCAACTGCGCCAGGAAGACATTGCCAGAACCACTTACGGCCAGATTTTCGGTCAAAATGTGGCGATCGGATTTGTTTTACTCGTTGGCATGATTGCCGGAATTTTAGGCTAA